One stretch of Desulfomonile tiedjei DNA includes these proteins:
- a CDS encoding MoaD/ThiS family protein, with protein sequence MMKIELILYASLACHMPTERSGNSCIMEIEEGSTVGDVLATLTIPKDAPRIMFLNGRHTKDDQSLKDGDRLAVFPPIAGG encoded by the coding sequence ATGATGAAAATAGAGTTGATCCTTTACGCGTCACTTGCATGCCACATGCCCACGGAGCGATCCGGGAATTCCTGCATAATGGAGATCGAGGAAGGAAGCACGGTGGGGGATGTGCTGGCAACTCTGACCATTCCCAAAGATGCCCCCAGGATCATGTTCCTGAACGGACGCCACACCAAGGACGATCAATCCCTCAAGGATGGAGACAGGCTGGCGGTCTTCCCGCCCATTGCAGGCGGCTAA
- the rnc gene encoding ribonuclease III, whose amino-acid sequence MLTEESLIVNDKDRLTEIETIIGHSFKNPSHLLNALTRRSFWHENRETCVEHNERLEFLGDAVLGLVVADILYQEFPEDEEGELQKKRASLVNRAALAQLMRQLDLSAYIRMGRGDEISGCRNRDSILADTLEALVAAVYLDSGYADVKKMIEKHFYPLIERCSTRDGIEDCKSMLQEKAQAELGVTPTYEVVDQWGEEHCKTFSVAVYLGEQVAGLGTGRNKREAAQNAARHALESMEESAG is encoded by the coding sequence ATGCTCACTGAAGAATCTTTGATCGTTAACGACAAGGACCGGTTGACTGAAATCGAGACCATTATCGGCCATTCCTTCAAGAACCCATCTCATTTGCTCAACGCTCTGACTCGCCGGAGCTTCTGGCATGAAAACAGAGAAACCTGTGTAGAGCATAATGAGCGCCTGGAATTCCTCGGAGACGCTGTCCTGGGTCTCGTAGTGGCGGATATTCTCTACCAGGAGTTCCCCGAAGACGAGGAAGGCGAACTGCAAAAAAAGCGTGCGAGCCTCGTAAATCGAGCGGCCCTTGCGCAATTGATGAGGCAGTTGGACCTGTCCGCATACATCAGAATGGGGCGAGGTGACGAAATATCCGGCTGCAGAAATCGCGATTCCATCCTCGCCGACACCCTCGAAGCGCTTGTGGCCGCGGTCTACCTCGACAGCGGATACGCGGACGTCAAAAAGATGATCGAGAAGCACTTTTATCCCTTGATCGAAAGATGCTCAACCAGGGACGGAATCGAGGACTGCAAAAGCATGCTCCAGGAAAAGGCACAGGCTGAACTGGGCGTTACCCCGACGTACGAGGTGGTGGACCAGTGGGGAGAAGAGCACTGTAAGACCTTCTCTGTCGCGGTCTACCTCGGAGAGCAGGTGGCCGGGCTCGGCACCGGCAGAAACAAAAGAGAAGCCGCGCAAAACGCCGCCCGACACGCGCTGGAAAGCATGGAGGAAAGCGCGGGATAG
- the coaD gene encoding pantetheine-phosphate adenylyltransferase: protein MSEKIAVYPGTFDPFHNGHLEIIRRSLCAFDKVIVALGLNPEKETIFTIDERLDMIKHSIDGDPRIEIDSFEGLLVRYAKAKKACAIVRGLRAVSDFEYEFQLALMNRKLNRDIETFFLMTAHRYLYVSSRIIKATVHAGGLPQGLVPDYVLEVLRKRFPNIRNH, encoded by the coding sequence ATGAGTGAAAAAATTGCCGTGTATCCCGGAACATTCGACCCGTTTCACAACGGACACCTGGAGATCATCCGGCGGTCCCTCTGCGCCTTTGACAAGGTCATAGTCGCTTTGGGCCTCAACCCGGAAAAGGAGACCATTTTCACCATCGACGAACGCCTGGATATGATCAAACACAGCATCGACGGCGATCCACGGATAGAGATTGATTCTTTCGAAGGACTGCTCGTACGATACGCGAAGGCCAAGAAGGCCTGCGCCATCGTTCGAGGATTGAGGGCTGTATCCGATTTCGAATACGAGTTTCAGTTGGCACTTATGAACCGCAAACTCAACCGTGACATTGAAACCTTCTTCCTCATGACGGCCCATCGTTACCTTTATGTGAGTTCGAGGATAATCAAGGCCACGGTTCATGCGGGTGGATTGCCACAAGGTCTGGTGCCAGATTATGTGCTCGAGGTCTTGAGAAAGAGGTTCCCCAATATCCGCAACCACTGA
- the surE gene encoding 5'/3'-nucleotidase SurE, which yields MTEHQPLILLTNDDGIHAEGLRHLRMAADALGQVWIVAPESEQSAVGHSITLYDPIKVHEITKNGAFYGYGIGGTPADSVKLALYSLLPRTPDLVISGINNGANLGINVLYSGTVSAATEAAILGVPSLAVSVAKKKDPPFHWVLPHVAVLARWVLKNGLPPGVALNVNVPALPPEQVRGYKLTRQGLARFRERFEQREDPRGNHYYWLSGEPTAQETGDRIDVTAVTDGYVSVTPLFYDLTAHSHTEDLACSLKNL from the coding sequence ATGACCGAACATCAGCCCTTGATTCTGCTCACAAACGACGACGGCATCCACGCCGAAGGCCTGAGACATCTGAGAATGGCCGCCGATGCACTGGGTCAGGTGTGGATTGTTGCCCCCGAATCGGAACAAAGCGCGGTTGGGCACTCTATAACCCTATACGATCCTATAAAGGTTCACGAAATAACCAAGAACGGGGCCTTCTACGGGTACGGCATCGGCGGCACACCAGCGGATTCGGTCAAACTGGCTCTGTACTCACTTCTGCCCCGCACCCCTGACCTGGTTATTTCCGGGATAAACAACGGCGCGAATCTCGGCATCAACGTGCTTTATTCCGGGACCGTATCGGCAGCGACAGAAGCTGCGATTCTTGGCGTTCCGTCCTTGGCTGTTTCAGTGGCCAAGAAGAAGGACCCCCCGTTTCACTGGGTGCTTCCCCACGTAGCGGTCTTGGCTCGATGGGTCTTGAAGAATGGGCTGCCCCCAGGGGTGGCACTGAATGTAAACGTTCCCGCGCTGCCTCCCGAACAGGTTCGCGGTTACAAGCTGACTCGTCAGGGATTGGCTCGGTTCCGAGAAAGGTTCGAACAGCGCGAAGATCCCCGAGGAAACCACTATTATTGGCTGTCAGGCGAACCCACCGCACAAGAAACCGGCGATAGAATAGATGTTACCGCCGTGACCGACGGGTACGTTTCCGTGACGCCCCTCTTTTACGATCTTACAGCTCACTCCCATACGGAAGACTTGGCATGCTCACTGAAGAATCTTTGA
- a CDS encoding pyridoxal phosphate-dependent aminotransferase, with amino-acid sequence MKKTLSERARQLQPSATLAITAKANELKAQGVDVVGFGAGEPDFPTPPHIREAAKRSLDRGETFYTPVPGTMDLRKAVVHRLAEDYGLGYKPGEIVVSCGAKHSLYNIFQAIVGPGDEVLILAPYWVSYPEMVSLSGGTPVIVPTSEGNRFIPDPARVESLITSATKAILINSPSNPTGVLYPEETMRQLATLAEKHDLLVISDDIYDKLLYDAQKFAPFASFPGMIDRTILVNGVSKTYAMTGLRIGYLACKNAEVVKAATDIQSQSTSNPNNTAQAAAVEALTGPQDDVERMRAIFEKRRNLMVAKINEIGSLSVVKPDGAFYAFVNTAKLFGRNNMADSDDVARYLLERHHVACVPGGSFGSKDHIRLSFATSDEVILKGMDRIRTACEELA; translated from the coding sequence ATGAAGAAAACTCTTTCCGAAAGAGCGCGTCAATTGCAGCCCTCGGCTACGCTGGCCATTACGGCAAAGGCCAACGAACTCAAGGCTCAAGGCGTGGACGTAGTTGGCTTTGGCGCGGGTGAACCGGATTTTCCGACCCCACCGCATATTCGGGAGGCCGCGAAAAGGTCTCTGGATCGGGGCGAGACGTTTTATACTCCGGTACCAGGCACAATGGATCTCAGGAAGGCCGTAGTTCACAGGCTGGCCGAGGATTATGGGCTTGGCTACAAGCCGGGAGAAATCGTTGTCTCCTGCGGGGCCAAACACAGTCTCTATAACATCTTTCAGGCCATAGTCGGCCCCGGAGACGAGGTGTTGATCCTGGCTCCGTACTGGGTTTCATATCCTGAAATGGTCTCCTTGTCGGGCGGAACTCCGGTAATAGTCCCGACCAGCGAAGGGAATCGGTTCATACCTGATCCCGCGCGTGTGGAATCGCTCATAACATCGGCAACAAAGGCGATTCTTATCAATTCTCCGTCCAACCCCACCGGAGTGCTGTACCCTGAAGAAACCATGAGACAATTGGCCACTCTGGCGGAAAAACACGACCTTTTGGTCATTTCCGACGACATTTACGACAAGCTCCTGTACGACGCCCAAAAATTCGCGCCGTTCGCCTCGTTTCCCGGCATGATAGACAGGACGATTCTGGTAAACGGTGTTTCAAAGACGTATGCGATGACCGGGCTTAGGATAGGCTATCTCGCTTGCAAAAACGCGGAGGTCGTCAAGGCCGCGACCGACATCCAGAGCCAATCAACTTCCAATCCGAACAACACCGCTCAGGCTGCCGCGGTGGAAGCCCTGACCGGGCCTCAGGATGATGTGGAAAGGATGCGAGCTATCTTTGAAAAACGCAGAAACCTGATGGTGGCCAAAATCAATGAGATAGGCTCGCTTTCGGTTGTCAAGCCTGATGGTGCTTTTTACGCATTCGTTAACACCGCGAAGCTCTTCGGGCGTAACAATATGGCGGACTCCGATGACGTGGCCAGGTATCTGCTCGAACGCCATCACGTCGCGTGTGTTCCCGGCGGTTCGTTCGGATCGAAGGATCATATTCGCCTGTCGTTCGCGACCAGTGACGAAGTAATTTTGAAGGGCATGGACAGAATTCGTACTGCCTGCGAAGAGTTGGCATGA
- a CDS encoding serine hydrolase, with protein MRTMPTKVIVVFVSVLLLSALPFANPFARSEVFDEAEVASAIKPLVKEGLYVGIAIGLITREGQAVYGFGSVRRGENLTPDRDTVFALASISKVFTGTLLADTVLHGKVKLDDPIGPFLPTRVTTHRGAVNKITFLDLATHTSGLPRMAPRKRQTVGFTPREPMTLEEMYAFLSTFRLSHNKKPEFLYSNLAIALLGQTLALVNHESFDAMLQQRICGPLKMNSTRAWPNENMRRYLAQGYNKIMEPVTPRKLLVGKSSGGLYSTAGDMLKFLAANLGMVDAPIVPAMKFAQAPRRLVNEQKNAYMGLAWHVRQVRGTDIVSKNGGIPGFQSYVAFSPQEQVGVVALANSGPKGRKLDAAARTLLLRMIEKSRAEKGTLLHENR; from the coding sequence ATGAGAACAATGCCGACAAAAGTGATTGTTGTTTTTGTCTCGGTGCTACTGCTTTCGGCACTACCTTTCGCAAACCCGTTCGCACGAAGTGAAGTTTTCGACGAAGCTGAAGTCGCCTCGGCCATAAAGCCGCTCGTGAAAGAGGGTCTGTACGTAGGAATCGCCATCGGGCTGATTACTCGCGAGGGTCAAGCGGTGTACGGCTTCGGATCGGTCAGGCGAGGCGAGAACCTGACCCCCGACCGCGACACGGTCTTTGCCTTGGCTTCAATTTCCAAGGTTTTTACCGGGACCTTGCTCGCAGACACGGTGTTGCACGGTAAGGTGAAGCTCGACGATCCAATAGGACCTTTTCTGCCCACTCGCGTCACGACTCACCGCGGCGCTGTTAACAAGATCACCTTCCTCGACCTCGCCACCCACACGTCGGGTCTTCCCAGAATGGCACCGAGAAAGCGACAAACGGTCGGCTTCACGCCCAGAGAGCCAATGACGCTGGAGGAAATGTACGCGTTTTTGTCTACGTTCAGGCTGTCGCATAACAAGAAACCCGAATTCCTCTACTCCAACCTGGCGATCGCCCTGTTGGGGCAGACTCTGGCGCTGGTCAACCACGAGTCGTTTGACGCCATGCTTCAGCAACGCATTTGTGGACCGTTGAAAATGAACAGCACCCGTGCCTGGCCGAACGAAAACATGCGTCGGTACTTGGCTCAAGGGTACAACAAAATCATGGAACCGGTTACGCCAAGAAAACTGCTCGTGGGGAAGAGTTCAGGCGGGCTCTATTCGACGGCCGGTGACATGCTGAAATTTTTAGCGGCCAATCTCGGAATGGTCGATGCCCCGATAGTCCCGGCCATGAAGTTCGCCCAGGCGCCGCGGCGTCTGGTCAATGAGCAAAAGAATGCTTACATGGGTCTCGCGTGGCATGTCCGCCAAGTTCGGGGAACGGATATTGTATCCAAAAACGGCGGCATACCCGGATTTCAGAGTTATGTAGCATTCAGCCCCCAGGAACAGGTCGGAGTTGTGGCCCTGGCGAACAGTGGTCCCAAAGGCAGGAAGCTGGACGCTGCAGCGAGAACGCTCCTCCTAAGGATGATTGAGAAAAGTCGCGCCGAGAAAGGAACTCTATTGCACGAGAACCGGTAG
- the rsmD gene encoding 16S rRNA (guanine(966)-N(2))-methyltransferase RsmD, with protein sequence MRIIAGRFKGLRLPSPRNKGVRPTTDRVREALFSALGTALQGSHVLDLFAGTGAFGFEALSRGADAVVLVDKDRLVTKALSATADALQVRDQVVILTLTASQAITKLAGQGRKFGIVFLDPPYDTDWIEKVVSTPALLDLLEPEALLVLERSALYPEPRIPEDFHKGFERKYGDTIVEILHRA encoded by the coding sequence ATGAGAATAATAGCCGGTCGATTCAAGGGACTTCGGTTACCGTCTCCTCGAAACAAAGGCGTGCGCCCAACCACGGATCGAGTTCGGGAGGCCCTTTTCAGCGCCTTGGGCACGGCTTTGCAGGGCTCCCACGTGCTGGACCTGTTCGCGGGCACGGGCGCTTTTGGATTCGAGGCCCTCAGCCGTGGAGCAGATGCGGTGGTCCTTGTGGACAAGGATCGGCTGGTAACAAAAGCGCTGTCGGCTACAGCCGACGCTCTCCAAGTTCGAGACCAGGTGGTGATTCTTACCTTGACCGCGTCCCAAGCAATAACAAAGCTGGCCGGTCAGGGGCGGAAATTCGGAATTGTGTTTCTGGACCCTCCGTACGACACTGACTGGATCGAAAAGGTGGTCTCAACTCCCGCCTTGTTAGATCTCTTGGAACCAGAGGCATTACTGGTCCTGGAGAGATCGGCTCTTTATCCGGAGCCGCGAATTCCGGAGGACTTCCATAAAGGTTTTGAAAGAAAATACGGTGATACCATAGTGGAAATCCTCCACCGAGCGTGA
- the sfsA gene encoding DNA/RNA nuclease SfsA — MRSQTILPPSPSLQAHGLAWPRLIRGTLIQRYKRFMADVKLRNGRVVTAHCPNSGSMKGCSEPGRTVWISRSDNPNRRLRYTWEMIEMPSSLVGVNTSVPNKLVAHSIITGQIPELSGYEKLYREVKCGLNSRLDLMLEKASGQRCFIEVKNCTLVTDEVAYFPDAVTARGLKHLVELQQQVREGNRAVIFFLIQRMDAKAFSPADHIDPAYGKELRTAVRNGVEILAYDVSMDLDGIALNRSLPRSLEEE, encoded by the coding sequence ATGAGAAGCCAAACAATCCTCCCACCATCGCCTTCGCTTCAGGCACACGGCCTGGCTTGGCCCCGTCTCATCCGCGGCACCCTGATACAGCGCTACAAACGCTTCATGGCTGATGTCAAACTGCGAAACGGCCGCGTAGTGACGGCACATTGCCCCAATTCGGGAAGCATGAAAGGATGCTCTGAACCGGGAAGAACTGTCTGGATCTCGCGAAGCGACAATCCGAACCGGCGGCTACGGTACACGTGGGAGATGATAGAAATGCCCTCTTCGCTGGTGGGGGTAAATACTTCCGTGCCTAACAAGCTGGTTGCGCATTCCATCATCACCGGTCAAATCCCCGAGTTATCCGGATACGAAAAACTGTACCGCGAGGTCAAATGCGGCTTGAATTCACGCCTCGACCTGATGCTCGAAAAAGCATCCGGGCAAAGATGCTTCATCGAAGTGAAGAACTGCACGCTGGTTACGGATGAAGTGGCTTATTTCCCCGACGCGGTCACAGCCCGAGGCCTCAAGCATCTCGTCGAACTCCAGCAACAGGTGAGAGAGGGCAACCGAGCCGTCATATTCTTCCTGATTCAGCGCATGGACGCCAAGGCCTTCAGCCCCGCGGACCACATCGATCCTGCATATGGAAAAGAGCTCCGAACCGCGGTGCGAAATGGTGTGGAGATATTGGCCTATGATGTTAGCATGGACCTCGATGGGATCGCCCTTAACCGATCTCTTCCCCGTTCACTGGAGGAAGAATGA
- a CDS encoding helix-turn-helix domain-containing protein, with translation MKKELFDELVESVREGMAIRRGHTEPSRVFVVEKKTDVKAVRSKLGVSQNEFAELLGISRRTLENWEQGRRTPKGPAKVLLKVAEAHPEAVWEVVKKQRHEGQAPQQ, from the coding sequence ATGAAAAAGGAACTGTTCGACGAACTAGTGGAAAGTGTCCGCGAAGGCATGGCTATACGCCGTGGCCACACGGAGCCCTCCCGAGTCTTTGTCGTTGAAAAGAAAACTGACGTAAAAGCCGTTCGATCCAAGTTGGGGGTCTCTCAGAACGAGTTCGCCGAACTGCTCGGGATAAGCCGAAGGACCCTTGAAAATTGGGAACAAGGCCGCAGGACACCAAAAGGCCCCGCTAAAGTCCTACTAAAGGTAGCTGAGGCTCATCCGGAGGCAGTGTGGGAAGTGGTGAAGAAGCAAAGGCACGAAGGTCAAGCTCCTCAGCAATAG